Proteins encoded by one window of Rhodamnia argentea isolate NSW1041297 chromosome 6, ASM2092103v1, whole genome shotgun sequence:
- the LOC115751670 gene encoding DNA polymerase zeta catalytic subunit isoform X1, translating to METLPTEDSQPNTAPDSEDSSIFSVRIVSIDYYMASPIPDFDVCYSSFQGEKVNVVPVIRVYGSTPAGQKTCLHVHKALPYLYVPYADIPIHPTSEGDAFTNAVALAMEKALKLKGNAGMRRQHVHGCSLVRARRFYGYHASEELFVKIYLYHPPDVLRAAKLLLGGAVFDRSLQPHESHIPYLLQFLVDYNLYGMGLLHLMRIRFRHPIPDIFAPKRCSYNDQGGQVVLARDAHLETPVWISSTIPGSWRWQPLGSLDASSGDMAKRQSTCELEGDAGIDDIVNQQFKTYTSLSQARSDVKMVQSLVPIWEEEFERSGMHEAALPPDPGKPRPEDVLKVLSRGLDLEYKLLDLCSGVVSSSTPERSMRPLSLRTAPLDDGNLTELARAESSYAGRDLLLHLEEQALNGFPSSTDLFCGDRMVATSVKEKAACYELLNENRSSQLTQPLGGKVVDKEVLGLLKWLATSQAAEDINSDDELVRETILTPLLPTTTIDKVLEKANIEYESESQKECQDILDSIEDTNDFGSSKERGTSSAYPGSHSQASSEKSIPQVDGSSDGCCDSPCNGLEEGLSKMEKKVELKKFLQQQALDNNSKSSSTKKRKNSSLWGSLPFAMIPKVTNHPELMSLNMNDESSGGCEDQNLECSSSYSQRRLDFLSDTPTEKAESDTHLREASVFERCSVRDLMRKKRCHLSNPLDCTPHSGKRVDVFACPEEIDLLEHGNEDGTRQVRSCPDFQIESNEACQGNFNVSGTALNGGFLPVDVVKVPQRSSSEMHNSLHPLLFNEVNETRGPVLNSKSATSDVSSSRGNKLLSKMEYHSQDKLSPEKLHSVRETASATGSEIYHRSVHLKKSDHGTGNLMAWKAMPHENLEANEDTNFTPLRESFDRSDGELGQDVDFSRAVTLMQTTVDALEKPSPLIAMTLREKPPVADWGNEAPEHLMPLNGKIKHSHSMVMEHDGHEGTSGRALDEIPPFFVQGFREDKEVQSGGITDGGSNYNQEAHVGVPTHYQNDGSCLYLLTPVISPPSADIINDWLWCSEKGASGKNCRVLKDSLPLEGSPVTPIHSQETSQDDVNGIVPESGSLSHCKPSIMQVSQDKCGKLEAEEESSHSETATLFIDGKSTARVKSHHCSQDISQISGPDGKSRSTPFSQLGFRDPASTGGGQQLTLLSIEVQAESRGDLHPDPRFDAINIVALAVMNDQDSVTDVYVLVHCKTDCQRSHDGVSSCEVLVFPQENQLLTHFAKIVSKLDSDILVGWDVQGASLGYLAERASYLGIGLLNMISRVPSDSKVFSGDSELIDEGMPENAPTEPLMFDSVQTGGAVIEDEWGRTHASGLHVGGRIVLNVWRLVRGEVKHNMYTVEAIAEVVLRRKIPSFQHKVLTKWFSSGPGRARYRCLEYMIERAKLNVEIINQLDLVNRTAELARVFGIDFFSVLSRGSQYRVESMFLRLAHTQNYIAISPGNQQVASQPAMECLPLVMEPESGFYADPVIVLDFQSLYPSMIIAYNLCFCTCLGKVVPSKANTLGVASFTADQYVLRDLKDQMLLTPNGVMYVPPKVRKGILPRLLEEILSTRIMVKQAMKRLASPQQVLYRIFNARQLALKLIANVTYGYTAAGFSGRMPCAELADSIVQCGRRTLENAISFVNANDKWNAKVIYGDTDSMFVLLKGRTVKDAFRIGQEIVSAVNEMNPNPVALKMEKVYHPCFLLTKKRYVGYSYETPNQVEPLFDAKGIETVRRDTCGAVAKTMEQSLRIYFEHQDISKVKVYLYRQWTRILSGRVCLQDFVFAKEVRLGTYSTRPSSSLPPAAIVATKAMRVDPRAEPRYAERIPYVVVHGEPGARLVDMVVDPMEVLEIDSPLRLNELYYIKKQIIPALQRVFGLVGADLNKWFSEMPRPIRENFAKRPISSPNPQRKRIDFYYLSKHCILCGELVPTSTYLCNKCSHKRPAAATALVGRTSRVEREMQHLAAICRHCGGGDWILESGVKCTSLACPVFYERLKVQKELRGLSAVTNEAGLHPKCMVEWF from the exons ATGGAGACTCTTCCGACAGAAGATTCGCAGCCCAATACAGCGCCGGATTCGGAGGACTCCTCGATTTTCAGCGTCCGGATTGTGTCGATCGACTACTACATGGCGTCTCCGATCCCGGATTTCGATGTCTGTTACAGCAGCTTTCAAG GTGAAAAAGTGAACGTGGTTCCTGTAATAAGAGTATATGGTTCAACTCCTGCTGGTCAAAAAACTTGCTTACATGTACATAAG GCTTTACCCTATTTGTATGTACCATATGCAGATATTCCGATCCATCCAACATCTGAAG GGGATGCGTTTACAAATGCTGTAGCTCTAGCCATGGAGAAAGCCTTGAAG CTCAAAGGCAATGCAGGCATGAGACGGCAACATGTGCATGGTTGCAGCCTTGTACGAGCAAGGAGATTTTATGGTTATCATGCATCTGAAGAGCTGTTTGTCAAGATATACCT CTATCATCCGCCTGACGTCTTGCGTGCTGCCAAGCTTCTTTTg GGAGGGGCAGTATTTGACAGAAGTTTGCAGCCGCATGAATCGCATATTCCCTATCTTCTTCAGTTTTTG GTCGACTATAACTTATATGGGATGGGTCTTCTTCATCTAATGAGAATAAGGTTTCGACATCCAATACCAGATATTTTTGCCCCAAAGAGATGTAGTTACAATGATCAAGGAGGACAG GTTGTCTTGGCTAGGGATGCCCACCTGGAGACTCCTGTTTGGATATCATCTACGATCCCAGGAAGTTGGAGGTGGCAGCCTCTGGGTAGCTTGGATGCTTCGTCTGGAGACATGGCTAAACGTCAGAGCACGTGTGAACTGGAGGGAGATGCTGGCATAGATG ATATTGTCAACCAGCAGTTCAAAACATATACATCTCTTTCTCAAGCTCGTTCAGATGTGAAAATGGTCCAATCTCTTGTGCCAATTTGGGAG GAGGAATTTGAAAGGAGTGGGATGCACGAGGCAGCACTACCGCCTGATCCTGGAAAACCACGCCCTGAGGATGTTCTGAAAGTTCTCTCACGTGGTCTTGACTTGGAATACAAGCTGTTGGATCTCTGTTCAGGTGTTGTAAGTTCAAGCACCCCAGAGCGAAGTATGAGGCCGCTGAGCTTGAGAACAGCTCCCCTTGATGATGGCAATTTGACTGAGTTAGCCCGTGCCGAATCAAGTTATGCTGGTAGAGATCTTTTGCTGCATCTTGAGGAACAGGCTCTGAATGGTTTCCCCTCATCAACAGATTTGTTCTGTGGCGATAGAATGGTTGCAACATCCGTCAAAGAAAAAGCTGCATGTTATGAGTTGTTGAATGAAAATAGATCATCTCAACTGACACAACCATTGGGTGGGAAG GTAGTAGATAAGGAAGTCCTTGGGCTTCTCAAATGGCTTGCCACATCCCAGGCTGCTGAAGACATAAACTCGGATGATGAACTTGTTCGAGAGACCATTCTGACTCCCCTTTTGCCCACAACAACTATTGATAAGGTGCTAGAAAAGGCTAATATCGAGTATGAGAGTGAGTCTCAGAAAGAGTGTCAGGACATTCTTGATTCAATCGAGGATACGAATGATTTTGGCAGTTCAAAGGAAAGAGGAACTTCTTCTGCTTATCCTGGTAGCCATTCCCAAGCTTCATCAGAGAAAAGTATTCCCCAAGTTGATGGCTCTAGTGATGGTTGTTGCGATTCTCCTTGTAATGGGTTGGAAGAAGGTTTATCTAAGATGGAGAAGAAGGTTGAACTTAAGAAATTCTTGCAGCAACAAGCTCTAGATAATAACAGCAAAAGTTCTTCcactaagaaaagaaagaacagttCATTATGGGGTAGTTTACCTTTTGCCATGATTCCCAAGGTCACAAACCACCCAGAGTTGATGAGTCTAAACATGAATGATGAATCTTCTGGGGGCTGTGAGGATCAAAATTTGGAATGTTCTAGTTCATACAGTCAGAGAAGGTTGGACTTTCTTTCTGATACACCAACAGAAAAAGCAGAATCAGATACTCATTTACGGGAAGCAAGCGTATTTGAGAGATGCTCTGTTCGAGATCTGATGAGGAAAAAGCGATGCCACCTTTCCAACCCCCTAGACTGCACTCCTCACAGTGGAAAAAGGGTAGATGTGTTTGCATGTCCTGAAGAGATAGACTTGCTTGAGCATGGCAATGAGGATGGCACAAGGCAGGTCAGATCATGTCCTGACTTTCAGATAGAGTCAAACGAGGCTTGTCAAGGAAATTTTAATGTATCTGGGACAGCACTAAATGGAGGATTCCTTCCAGTGGACGTAGTTAAAGTACCACAGCGGTCTTCCTCTGAGATGCATAATTCTTTACATCCATTGTTATTTAATGAAGTTAACGAGACTCGAGGGCCTGTCCTCAACAGTAAGTCAGCAACTTCTGATGTCTCCTCCTCCAGAGGTAATAAGCTATTAAGTAAGATGGAATATCACTCCCAGGACAAACTTTCTCCGGAAAAACTGCATTCAGTACGTGAGACAGCTAGTGCTACTGGATCTGAGATATATCACAGAAGTGttcacttaaaaaaaagtgaCCACGGGACAGGAAATCTGATGGCATGGAAGGCAATGCCGCATGAGAACCTTGAGGCCAATGAAGACACGAATTTTACACCGTTAAGAGAAAGCTTTGATCGTAGTGACGGTGAATTGGGACAAGATGTGGATTTCTCAAGGGCTGTCACCTTAATGCAGACAACTGTTGATGCATTAGAGAAACCTTCACCTTTAATTGCCATGACCCTCCGGGAGAAACCGCCTGTTGCTGACTGGGGTAATGAGGCTCCCGAACATCTAATGCCCCTGAATGGTAAAATTAAGCATTCTCACTCCATGGTCATGGAACATGATGGGCATGAAGGAACCTCAG GGAGAGCTTTGGATGAAATTCCTCCATTCTTCGTCCAAGGCTTTAGAGAAGACAAAGAGGTTCAAAGTGGTGGCATTACGGATGGTGGCTCCAATTACAATCAAGAAGCTCATGTGGGTGTCCCTACTCACTATCAAAATGATGGCTCATGCTTATACCTTTTGACACCTGTAATTTCACCTCCTTCTGCTGATATCATAAATGACTGGCTATGGTGCAGTGAGAAAG GTGCTTCTGGAAAGAACTGTAGAGTATTGAAGGATTCTTTGCCTTTGGAAG GATCTCCAGTCACCCCAATTCATTCACAAGAAACTTCCCAAGATGATGTCAATGGGATTGTGCCCGAATCTGGTTCTTTATCTCATTGTAAGCCTTCTATAATGCAAGTTAGTCAGGATAAGTGTGGAAAGCTAGAGGCGGAAGAGGAGTCATCTCATAGTGAGACAGCGACATTGTTCATCGATGGAAAAAGTACTGCTAGAGTGAAATCACACCACTGTTCTCAAGATATCTCGCAGATTTCAGGTCCAGACGGAAAATCCAGATCTACACCTTTCAGTCAATTAGGATTTCGAGATCCTGCAAGCACTGGGGGAGGGCAACAGCTTACATTATTGAGTATAGAG GTTCAAGCAGAATCTAGAGGAGATCTCCATCCAGATCCTCGATTTGACGCTATCAATATTGTAGCTCTTGCTGTTATGAATGATCAGGACTCTGTTACTGACGTATATGTGCTGGTTCACTGCAAAACTGATTGTCAAAG GAGTCATGATGGAGTATCCAGCTGTGAGGTTTTAGTGTTTCCGCAAGAAAATCAATTGTTGACCCACTTTGCTAAGATTGTAAGCAAGCTTGATTCAGATATATTGGTGGGATGGGATGTTCAAGGTGCTTCTCTTGGTTATTTGGCTGAAAGGGCTTCATACCTGGGAATTGGTTTGCTTAATATGATATCTCGAGTTCCATCGGACAGCAAAGTTTTTTCTGGAGATTCAGAACTCATTGACGAAGGGATGCCAGAGAATGCACCAACTGAACCTTTGATGTTTGATTCCGTACAAACAGGAGGTGCTGTTATTGAAGATGAGTGGGGTAGAACCCATGCGAGCGGTCTTCATGTTGGTGGTCGAATTGTCTTAAATGTTTGGCGCTTGGTGCGTGGTGAAGTTAAGCACAATATGTATACAGTGGAAGCTATAGCTGAAGTTGTTTTGAGAAGGAAAATTCCCTCATTTCAGCACAAAGTACTGACAAAATGGTTCTCTAGTGGGCCTGGAAGAGCAAGATATCGTTGTCTTGAATACATGATCGAGAGAGCAAAGTTGAATGTAGAGATTATCAATCAACTTGACTTG GTCAACCGAACTGCAGAGCTTGCCCGCGTCTTTGGTATTGactttttctctgttctttctcGAGGTTCACAATACCGTGTTGAATCTATGTTCCTCAGGTTGGCTCATACTCAAAACTACATTGCCATTTCGCCTGGGAATCAACAG GTTGCTTCACAACCTGCAATGGAGTGCTTACCACTGGTGATGGAACCAGAATCTGGTTTTTATGCAGATCCTGTGATTGTTTTGGATTTTCAGTCTCTATATCCATCAATGATAATCGCAtacaatctttgcttttgcacaTGCCTCGGAAAAGTTGTGCCTTCGAAGGCCAACACACTTGGAGTGGCTTCTTTTACAGCAGATCAATATGTTCTGCGAGATTTAAAAGATCAAATGCTGTTGACACCAAATGGTGTTATGTACGTGCCTCCAAAG GTACGTAAGGGCATTCTGCCTCGTTTACTGGAGGAAATATTGTCAACCAGAATAATGGTAAAGCAAGCAATGAAAAGATTGGCATCTCCACAGCAAGTGCTTTACAGG ATTTTTAATGCGAGGCAACTTGCTTTGAAGCTAATAGCCAATGTGACTTATGGCTATACTGCTGCGGGTTTTAGTGGCCGCATGCCCTGTGCAGAGCTTGCAGATAGTATTGTTCAGTGTGGCCGCAGAACACTAGAAAATGCAATTTCCTTTGTAAATGCAAATGACAAGTGGAACGCAAAGGTTATCTATGGAGATACTGATAG TATGTTTGTCCTCTTGAAAGGACGAACTGTCAAGGATGCTTTTCGAATTGGTCAAGAGATTGTCTCTGCAGTAAATGAGATGAATCCAAATCCAGTTGCTTTGAAGATGGAGAAAGTCTATCACCCTTGTTTCCTCCTTACAAAGAAACGTTACGTAGGTTACAGCTATGAGACTCCCAACCAAGTAGAACCTCTTTTTGATGCCAAAGGTATCGAAACAGTACGCAGAGATACATGTGGAGCAGTTGCCAAAACTATGGAGCAATCTTTGAGGATCTATTTTGAGCATCAAGACATTTCCAAG GTTAAGGTATATTTATACCGCCAGTGGACAAGGATTCTGTCTGGAAGGGTATGTCTTCAGGATTTTGTTTTTGCGAAGGAAGTTCGATTAGGTACTTACAGTACAAGGCCTTCGTCATCACTCCCACCTGCAGCAATTGTTGCAACAAAGGCAATGAGAGTCGATCCCAGGGCAGAACCACGTTATGCGGAAAGAATACCATATGTTGTTGTCCATGGGGAGCCAGGGGCACGCTTAGTGGATATGGTTGTTGATCCCATGGAGGTTTTGGAGATTGATTCACCTCTTCGACTCAATGAACTGTATTATATAAAGAAGCAGATTATTCCAGCTTTGCAGCGAGTATTTGGACTTGTTGGTGCTGATCTAAACAAATGGTTTTCAGAGATGCCCCGTCCTATTagggaaaattttgcaaaacgtCCCATTAGTTCACCTAATCCACAGCGAAAACGAATTGATTTCTACTATCTTTCGAAACATTGTATACTTTGTGGTGAGCTGGTCCCGACATCAACGTATTTGTGCAATAAATGTTCACACAAGAGGCCAGCTGCTGCAACAGCTTTAGTTGGAAGGACATCAAGagtggagagagagatgcaACATCTTGCTGCA ATTTGTCGGCATTGTGGTGGCGGGGACTGGATTTTGGAAAGTGGAGTGAAGTGCACTTCACTCGCTTGTCCAGTGTTCTACGAGAGGctcaaagttcagaaagagcttCGAGGCCTTTCCGCCGTGACCAATGAGGCAGGCTTGCACCCGAAGTGTATGGTGGAGTGGTTTTGA